In the Terriglobales bacterium genome, AACCGGGCGCCGCCCTCCTGGATCTGGCCATCGTGGCGTGTGCCCCTTGGATTGAAGGTCGCGCTCAACGGCCCGTAGAGGGTGCGCCCGCGCGCATCGCCTTCCCGGTAGAGTCCCTGCAGGACGAGCGAGAAATAAGCCACGTCGTGCGTGTGCAAGGGCACGTCGCGCGCGTGTTCGTGCACCACCTCGGCGAGCACAGCGCCGCAGATGCTCTGCTGGTTCCTCAGCTCGCCATAAAACTGGCGGCCGAAGGCAGTAAGCGGCTTCCCGGCGTTGGCCATGGCTGCCATACTGTACGGACGTGGATGGCCCGCAGTTCGTGAGCCGGCCCGGAAGGTTTCATTCGTTCAAGACAGCTGTGTCCTATGCGTTGAAGGATGGAGCCGAACCACCAGGTCTAGGAGCGCGTGGAGGATTCCTCATGAAGGGCAAGACCCTGCTCGTCGCCGTCGTCTTCGGCCTCTCGGCCTATCTGGCGGTTGCCGGTCCAGACCAGGCTCCCGCCGACGGTCCGCAGTACTCGCCGGATGGCAAGTTGCTCCGGCCCACCAACCATCGGGAATGGGTCTATTTGTCATCCGGGCTGGGCATGAACTACGGACCGGCAGCCTCCAGCGACCATCCCATGTTCACCAACGTCTTCGTCAACCCCGCGGCCTATCGCGCCTTCATGGCCACCGGCAAATGGCCGGACAAGACCATGTTTGCGCTCGAGATCTACCATCCCGCTACCGGCTCCATTAACAAGAGCGGCTACTACCAGGGCGATTTCATTTCGCTCGAGGCGGCGGTGAAAGACGCAGCCCGCAACCCGGATGTTTGGGCGTACTACAACCTGGGGCTCGACCGGCCCTCGGCCGAGCCCTTTCCCCGCGCCGCCTGCTGGAGTTGCCACCACGAAAACGGGGCGGTGGAGAACACCTTCGTGCAGTTCTATCCGCAACTCTTGGAAGTGGCCGTTCGCAAGGGGACGGTGAAGCCCAGCGTAGACTTCCCGCCCAGCGCCGGCCTGATTTTCAACCTGATCTTTGAGCAGGGCTGGCCGCAAGCGGAAGCGAAGTTCCTGGAGCAGCGGCGCCGCCATCCGGATGCGGGCATCTTCCAGGAGCCCGGGTTGAACGCGCTCGGCTACCGGCTGCTCAATGCCAAACGCCAGCAGGATGCGATTGCCGTACTCTCCTTCGTCACCCATGAGTTCCCGAACTCGGCTAATGCGTTTGACAGTCTGGCCGACGCCTACGAACAAAGTGGTCATCGCGAGCAGGCCCTGGCCGCCTCACGCAAGGCGCTCGAGTTGGCGGAATCCGCCCAGGACGCGAACCCCGAGATGCAGGAACAGATCCGGCACGCCGCCAGACGGCGCATCGAACGTCTTACCCAGTAGGTCGGTGCTGCGGGCGCACGCATAACGTCCCAGCATATGCGGGTTGGTATACTGATTTGGATGCCCGCCGTGTTCCGTCGTGTCCTGCTTAAGCTCTCTGGCGAAGCTCTCGCCGGCAACCAGGGTTTTGGCGTTGAGCCGGCGCGCGTGGAACAGGTCGCCAGTGAACTCCAGGACGCCAAGACTATGGACGTGGAGCTGGCCATCGTGGTTGGTGGCGGCAATTTTTTCCGTGGCGTAGCTGAGCACGCTCGGGAGATGGACCGCGTGTCCGCCGACCACATGGGCATGCTGGCCACCGTCATCAACGCCCTCGCTTTGCAGGACGCCCTGGAAAAACGCGGGGTATACACCCGCGTCATGTCCGCCATCGAGATGAACCAGGTCGCAGAGCCCTTCATCCGCCGCCGCGCCATCCGCCACCTGGAGAAGGGCCGCTTGGTCATCTTCGCCGCCGGCACCGGCAATCCCTACTTCTCCACCGATACCGCCGCCTCCCTGCGCGCCATGGAGATCAAGGCCGACGTCATACTCAAGGCCACGAAGGTTGATGGCATCTACGACGCCGACCCTGTCCTGGTGAAGGACGCGCGCATGTTCGACACCATCACCCACCTCGACGTGCTCAAGAAAGGCCTCAAGGTGATGGACTCCACGGCCATCACCCTGTGCCGCGACAACAACCTGCCTATCATCGTGTTCAACCTCAACCGGCACGGCAACATCCGCCGCGTCCTCGCCGGCGAAAAGGTCGGCTCCCTCGTCAGCCAGTAGGCTCCTCAAGCGATGCGAGGGCCCCTGTGCCCAGGGGCGCAAGCGGCCGACGTTCTCCATGTTTCTTCTCCAGCCAACTCTTCGTTTATAATCAACGGCTTTCGGAGCACCCCATGGCTCAACCCACGATGGCCTCGATTCCCGCGCTCAAGGAAGTGTTCGGCCAGCTGCGCACACGCATGGACAAGGCAGTCGAGGATTTCCGCCGCGAGCTGGCGGCCACCCGCACCGGTCGCGCCAACGTGCACATGCTCGACCCGATACGCGTCGAGCTGTACGACTCCCAGATGCCCCTCAACCAGGTCGCCCAGGTGCACGCCCCGGAAGCCCAGCTTCTCACCGTGCAGCCCTTCGATCCCACTTCGGTGGCGGTTATTGAGAAGGCCATTCGCACCGCCGATCTCGGCTTGAACCCCATGAGCGACGGCAAGCTCATCCGCGTGCCCGTGCCGCCGCTCACGGAAGAGCGCCGCAAGGATCTGGTAAAGCATCTGCACAAGGTGCTGGAAGACCACCGCACCGCTGTGCGCAACATCCGTCGCGACGGCAACGATTCGATCAAGAAGGCGCTCAAGGACAAGAAGATCAGCGAGGACGAGGAGCGCCGCGCCCACGAGGAAATCCAGAAACTCACCGACGAAGAAATCAAGAAAATGGAGGAGATGAGCAAGACCAAGGAGAAGGAGATCCTCCAGGTCGGCTAGTCCGCGAGCCGCGACCTCTAAAGGGGTTTCTGCCTTTGTTCTGCGCGGTTCGTCCCGCACATTGCGTTCGCGACCGGTAATCCGTTGTGCTGGCTACCGCATCCAAGATTCCG is a window encoding:
- a CDS encoding cytochrome P460 family protein; the encoded protein is MKGKTLLVAVVFGLSAYLAVAGPDQAPADGPQYSPDGKLLRPTNHREWVYLSSGLGMNYGPAASSDHPMFTNVFVNPAAYRAFMATGKWPDKTMFALEIYHPATGSINKSGYYQGDFISLEAAVKDAARNPDVWAYYNLGLDRPSAEPFPRAACWSCHHENGAVENTFVQFYPQLLEVAVRKGTVKPSVDFPPSAGLIFNLIFEQGWPQAEAKFLEQRRRHPDAGIFQEPGLNALGYRLLNAKRQQDAIAVLSFVTHEFPNSANAFDSLADAYEQSGHREQALAASRKALELAESAQDANPEMQEQIRHAARRRIERLTQ
- the pyrH gene encoding UMP kinase, with product MFRRVLLKLSGEALAGNQGFGVEPARVEQVASELQDAKTMDVELAIVVGGGNFFRGVAEHAREMDRVSADHMGMLATVINALALQDALEKRGVYTRVMSAIEMNQVAEPFIRRRAIRHLEKGRLVIFAAGTGNPYFSTDTAASLRAMEIKADVILKATKVDGIYDADPVLVKDARMFDTITHLDVLKKGLKVMDSTAITLCRDNNLPIIVFNLNRHGNIRRVLAGEKVGSLVSQ
- the frr gene encoding ribosome recycling factor is translated as MAQPTMASIPALKEVFGQLRTRMDKAVEDFRRELAATRTGRANVHMLDPIRVELYDSQMPLNQVAQVHAPEAQLLTVQPFDPTSVAVIEKAIRTADLGLNPMSDGKLIRVPVPPLTEERRKDLVKHLHKVLEDHRTAVRNIRRDGNDSIKKALKDKKISEDEERRAHEEIQKLTDEEIKKMEEMSKTKEKEILQVG